A portion of the Algisphaera agarilytica genome contains these proteins:
- the ppnP gene encoding pyrimidine/purine nucleoside phosphorylase codes for MIQPNTYFDDHVRSLGYEDAEGKATVGVMLPGEYTFNTAAPETMSVITGCLMVKLPGRDAFAQYPAGYQFDVPGDSAFVVQVEAPTAYLCRFR; via the coding sequence ATGATCCAACCCAACACCTATTTCGATGACCACGTCCGCTCGCTCGGATACGAAGACGCCGAGGGCAAGGCCACCGTTGGCGTGATGCTGCCCGGCGAGTACACGTTCAACACCGCGGCGCCCGAGACGATGTCGGTGATCACCGGCTGCTTGATGGTGAAGCTGCCGGGCCGAGATGCGTTTGCCCAATACCCGGCGGGGTATCAATTTGATGTGCCCGGCGACAGCGCGTTCGTCGTGCAGGTCGAAGCGCCCACGGCATACCTCTGCCGTTTCCGTTGA
- the thiC gene encoding phosphomethylpyrimidine synthase ThiC, which yields MIQPNDNPKSESRNADYVLPPIGGNPGTSENVTTPGSFANPACIKPGSAGASTFSSPNSTGMPSLPTKTAWDFMPADWTCTDLENYERAEAWQAPEGFTAVTQLEHARLGTITPQMQRVAEREPHLTAEQVRDEVAAGRMVIPANINHLKYKLDPMCIGRASKTKINANMGASPVSSSTDEEVEKLHWAERWGADTVMDLSTGGDLDATREALIQNSNTPIGTVPIYSMIIGRKIEDLTPEIVLDTVKHQAEQGVDYFTIHAGILKSHIKLAKNRLIGLVSRGGSLLAKWMLQHNEENLMNTHWEAICDIMREHDVTFSIGDGCRPGGLADATDELQLAELVEIGKLTERAWRRGVQVMVEGPGHVPLDQIEFNMKAQRQICHGAPFYVLGPLVTDVFPGYDHITSCIGATNAAYHGASMLCYVTPKEHVGLPKKDDVKQGCIAYKIAAHGADIALGIPGVRDWDDDLTRARAALNWKKHFDLAFDGDTARAFHDEDLDVDTDFCAMCGHDWCSVRISKEIQEWASGKADGFDRGKTKKSPGLTPEQQQILEQRGHLSPEEIHKLAAKAKGKLTAKDDSGKASCHSDYVDPDEAKEVAPKETLVQLNTAEAHGLSKNDSII from the coding sequence ATGATCCAGCCCAACGACAATCCGAAATCCGAATCCCGAAATGCGGACTACGTCCTCCCGCCCATCGGCGGCAACCCCGGCACTTCCGAAAACGTCACCACGCCCGGCAGCTTCGCCAACCCCGCCTGCATCAAGCCCGGCAGCGCGGGCGCTTCGACGTTCAGCTCGCCGAACTCCACGGGCATGCCCAGCCTGCCGACCAAGACGGCCTGGGACTTCATGCCTGCCGACTGGACCTGCACCGACCTCGAAAACTACGAACGTGCCGAAGCATGGCAGGCCCCCGAAGGCTTCACCGCGGTGACCCAACTCGAACACGCCCGTCTCGGCACGATCACGCCGCAGATGCAGCGCGTCGCCGAGCGCGAGCCGCACCTGACCGCTGAGCAGGTGCGTGACGAAGTCGCGGCGGGCCGGATGGTGATCCCCGCCAACATCAACCACCTCAAGTACAAGCTCGACCCGATGTGCATCGGCCGGGCCTCGAAGACCAAGATCAATGCGAACATGGGCGCATCGCCCGTGTCGTCGTCGACCGATGAAGAAGTCGAGAAGCTGCACTGGGCCGAGCGCTGGGGCGCCGACACGGTCATGGACCTCTCCACCGGCGGCGACCTCGACGCGACCCGCGAAGCCCTCATCCAGAACAGCAACACGCCCATCGGCACCGTGCCGATCTACTCGATGATCATCGGCCGAAAGATCGAAGACCTCACCCCCGAGATCGTCCTCGACACCGTCAAGCACCAAGCCGAGCAGGGCGTCGACTACTTCACCATCCACGCGGGCATCCTGAAGTCGCACATCAAGCTCGCGAAGAACCGCCTCATCGGCCTGGTCTCGCGCGGCGGCAGCCTCCTCGCCAAGTGGATGCTGCAGCACAACGAAGAAAACCTGATGAACACCCACTGGGAAGCGATCTGCGACATCATGCGCGAGCACGACGTCACGTTTTCCATCGGCGACGGCTGCCGGCCCGGCGGCCTGGCGGACGCGACCGACGAGTTGCAGTTGGCTGAGCTGGTCGAGATCGGCAAGCTCACCGAACGCGCCTGGCGCCGCGGCGTCCAGGTCATGGTCGAGGGCCCCGGCCACGTCCCGCTCGACCAGATCGAGTTCAACATGAAGGCCCAGCGGCAGATCTGCCACGGTGCGCCGTTCTACGTGCTCGGCCCGCTCGTCACCGACGTCTTCCCCGGCTACGACCATATCACCTCCTGCATCGGCGCGACCAACGCCGCCTACCACGGCGCGTCCATGCTCTGCTACGTCACCCCCAAGGAACACGTCGGCCTGCCCAAGAAGGACGACGTGAAACAGGGCTGCATCGCCTACAAGATTGCGGCGCATGGCGCGGACATCGCTTTAGGCATTCCGGGGGTCCGCGACTGGGACGACGACCTCACCCGCGCCCGTGCCGCGCTCAACTGGAAGAAACACTTCGACCTCGCTTTCGACGGCGACACCGCCCGGGCCTTCCACGATGAAGACCTCGACGTCGACACCGACTTCTGCGCGATGTGCGGCCACGACTGGTGCAGCGTCCGCATCTCCAAGGAGATCCAGGAATGGGCCAGCGGCAAAGCCGACGGCTTCGACCGCGGCAAGACCAAGAAGTCGCCCGGCCTCACCCCCGAGCAGCAACAGATCCTCGAACAACGCGGACACCTCAGCCCCGAAGAGATCCACAAGCTCGCCGCCAAAGCCAAGGGTAAGCTCACCGCCAAGGACGATTCCGGCAAAGCCTCCTGCCACAGCGACTATGTCGACCCGGATGAAGCCAAAGAGGTAGCGCCCAAGGAGACGCTGGTCCAGCTCAACACCGCCGAGGCACACGGGCTGTCGAAGAACGATTCGATTATCTGA
- a CDS encoding regulatory protein RecX, whose product MDPGPRISALRPTNRDPLRSTVKVDGKAVGTLSQKLIDDLGLTIGSPYTPQLAEAVAEAVIYDKAFRAATRRLARRAMSTGMIRQKLRTPAQRKRDKDGKLREPTPPPPPHIIDQVIQRLDELGLVDDRAFGEALIRDFTRGKPAGPMLLKQKLYAKGLDRQLIDELVAEATDDPEEQADGATAFARKKFRSMQHLDRDAQKRRLYGQLARRGFAPDAIRTAMDAVLTDDPDEHFN is encoded by the coding sequence ATGGACCCCGGCCCACGCATCTCCGCCCTCCGCCCCACCAACCGCGACCCGCTGCGCAGCACCGTCAAGGTCGACGGCAAAGCCGTCGGCACGCTCTCGCAGAAACTCATCGACGACCTGGGCCTGACCATCGGCTCGCCCTACACGCCCCAGCTCGCCGAGGCCGTCGCCGAGGCGGTCATCTACGACAAGGCCTTCCGCGCCGCGACCCGAAGGCTCGCCCGCCGGGCGATGTCCACCGGCATGATCCGCCAGAAACTCCGAACCCCCGCCCAGCGCAAACGCGACAAAGACGGCAAGCTCCGCGAGCCCACGCCCCCACCGCCGCCGCACATCATCGATCAGGTGATCCAACGCCTCGACGAGCTCGGCCTCGTCGACGATCGCGCCTTCGGCGAAGCGCTCATCCGTGACTTCACCCGCGGCAAACCCGCCGGCCCCATGCTGCTCAAGCAGAAGCTCTACGCCAAAGGACTCGACCGCCAACTCATCGACGAGCTCGTCGCCGAGGCGACGGATGATCCCGAGGAGCAGGCCGACGGGGCCACCGCCTTTGCTCGCAAGAAGTTCCGCAGCATGCAGCACCTCGACCGCGACGCGCAGAAACGCCGACTCTACGGCCAACTCGCCCGCCGCGGCTTCGCCCCGGATGCCATCCGCACCGCGATGGACGCCGTGTTGACCGACGACCCCGACGAACACTTCAACTGA
- the moaC gene encoding cyclic pyranopterin monophosphate synthase MoaC — MDKKLSHVDEHGWAGMVDVGGKPPMRRRAIAEGRFCAAPGTIDLVMQGDLPKGEALSVARVAGVMAGKKTGELIPLCHPLPVDYVNVSFERTGPGEITVMAEAGIVAKTGIEMEALTAVSVACLTLYDMTKAVDKDLRVEGVRLVEKTKEAL; from the coding sequence ATGGACAAGAAACTCTCACACGTGGACGAGCACGGCTGGGCGGGGATGGTCGATGTAGGTGGCAAGCCGCCCATGCGGCGGCGGGCGATCGCGGAGGGGCGGTTTTGTGCGGCCCCCGGAACCATCGATCTGGTGATGCAAGGGGACTTGCCCAAGGGCGAGGCGTTGTCGGTAGCGCGGGTGGCGGGGGTGATGGCGGGGAAGAAGACCGGGGAATTGATCCCGTTGTGCCATCCGTTGCCGGTGGATTATGTGAATGTGAGCTTTGAACGTACCGGCCCCGGAGAGATTACGGTCATGGCCGAGGCGGGCATCGTGGCGAAGACGGGGATCGAGATGGAAGCCTTGACCGCGGTGAGCGTGGCTTGTCTGACGTTGTACGACATGACCAAGGCGGTGGATAAAGACTTGCGGGTCGAGGGGGTGCGGTTGGTGGAGAAGACGAAAGAAGCCCTTTAG
- a CDS encoding dockerin type I domain-containing protein, which produces MNLKNQLAMAVVLVGFGGVSASGQVFGSGPSDSALFTNGVFNVPSDTPPPAVGNLQQLNVMDGGVVGDRLEAGSGAEVNISGGSIGERFDALPGSEVNISGGSVGDLFGAISGSQVNISGGSVGGLFYIDSGAEVNISGGTIGDVIFAAPNSMTNIFGTSFTLGGSEVTGLTEGVAFTVTDRDVTLAGFFADGTAFAFDLDETDDGGDDLSGRGDVFRNFSIVTITLLPELVTLPGDYNGNGVVDAADYTVWQDAFGSMEDLAADGNGNGAVDAADYTVWQDNFGSTNLEGASMVVIPEPSSLALLGLGVTVAGLRPRTRKAG; this is translated from the coding sequence ATGAATCTGAAGAATCAGTTGGCGATGGCTGTGGTGTTGGTCGGCTTCGGCGGGGTGTCGGCGTCGGGGCAGGTGTTCGGCTCGGGTCCCTCCGATTCGGCGTTGTTTACCAACGGCGTATTTAATGTGCCGTCCGACACGCCACCCCCGGCGGTGGGCAATCTGCAGCAGCTCAATGTCATGGACGGCGGGGTCGTCGGCGATCGGCTTGAGGCCGGCTCCGGTGCCGAGGTGAACATCAGCGGCGGCAGCATCGGTGAGCGTTTCGATGCCTTGCCGGGCAGCGAGGTGAACATCAGCGGCGGCAGTGTCGGAGACCTTTTTGGGGCGATCAGTGGCAGCCAAGTGAACATCTCCGGCGGGAGTGTCGGCGGCCTCTTCTATATCGACAGCGGTGCCGAGGTGAACATCAGCGGCGGAACGATCGGCGACGTGATCTTTGCGGCACCCAACAGCATGACGAACATCTTCGGCACGTCGTTCACGCTGGGCGGGTCCGAGGTGACGGGGCTGACCGAAGGCGTGGCGTTCACGGTGACCGACCGTGATGTGACCCTGGCGGGATTCTTTGCCGACGGTACGGCCTTCGCTTTCGACTTGGACGAGACCGACGACGGCGGTGACGACCTTTCGGGCCGAGGCGATGTGTTTCGCAACTTCTCGATCGTGACGATTACACTGCTGCCGGAGTTGGTGACTCTTCCGGGCGACTACAACGGCAACGGCGTGGTCGATGCAGCGGACTACACGGTTTGGCAAGACGCTTTTGGATCGATGGAAGACTTGGCTGCCGACGGGAATGGCAATGGGGCGGTGGATGCGGCGGACTATACCGTGTGGCAGGACAACTTCGGCAGCACCAATCTTGAGGGGGCCTCAATGGTGGTGATCCCCGAGCCTTCGAGCCTTGCTTTACTTGGTCTCGGCGTAACGGTGGCGGGGTTGAGGCCGCGGACTCGGAAGGCGGGGTGA
- a CDS encoding PadR family transcriptional regulator yields MKLEREMMRGAGPTAVLQLLATGEMYGYELVEALETRSAGVLAMGQSTLYPMLYNLEAKKLVKSRTVTADNGRPRRYYRLTGKGKKKLSADREQWSALMDAMAALGVTPGAGTAQPLTAGLGLLRGGVA; encoded by the coding sequence ATGAAACTCGAACGCGAAATGATGCGGGGGGCCGGGCCCACGGCCGTGCTCCAGCTGCTCGCCACCGGCGAGATGTACGGCTACGAACTCGTCGAAGCCCTCGAAACCCGCTCGGCGGGGGTCCTGGCGATGGGCCAATCCACGCTGTACCCGATGCTCTACAACCTCGAAGCGAAGAAGCTGGTGAAGTCGCGTACCGTCACCGCCGACAACGGCCGGCCGCGCCGCTACTACCGCCTGACCGGAAAGGGCAAGAAGAAGCTATCCGCCGACCGCGAGCAGTGGTCGGCGCTGATGGACGCGATGGCCGCCCTCGGCGTCACGCCCGGGGCCGGAACCGCGCAACCCCTCACCGCTGGCCTCGGCCTGCTCCGCGGGGGTGTGGCATGA
- a CDS encoding sulfatase-like hydrolase/transferase, translating to MPNRLCLLMIAVAVLLLAPTTPAAADKPNIIVILADDLGHADVGFNGCTDFPTPHLDRLAAGGVKFTMGYANHSFCSPTRAALMTGKYQQRFGYELNVPYAPRDKVAGLPVEEVTIAKRLKDVGYTTGLIGKWHLGVSSNHHPLKRGFDRFYGMIGGGHDYLSVDSTRLDNPYYHALIDNKQYVNVEKYLTHQLTDEALEFIEDSKDQPFFLYLSYNAPHGPFQAPQSTMDELSHIEHRFRRIYGAMVVEMDRGIGRVMQKLDELGLEENTLIFFQSDNGGPEKGYKSVEETWGLTDNSPFKGGKGYLHEGGIHVPYFLYWPGKIEAGQTYPYPALSIDITRTAAAVAGADESDMEGVNLIECVTADPVKVSHEHIFFRQNNNVIWAVIDKDGNKLTKPGGDPALELYNLQDDLGESKNLIEQQPELAKALQEAYDAWNADNEATRFVTHGEYNRLLDEMHGSISKGPPSE from the coding sequence ATGCCGAACCGTCTCTGCCTGCTAATGATCGCCGTCGCGGTGCTGCTGCTCGCCCCCACCACCCCCGCGGCGGCGGACAAGCCCAACATCATCGTGATCCTGGCCGACGACCTGGGCCACGCGGATGTCGGGTTCAACGGCTGCACCGACTTCCCCACGCCACACCTCGACCGCTTGGCCGCTGGGGGCGTGAAGTTCACCATGGGTTACGCCAACCACTCGTTCTGCTCGCCCACCCGCGCCGCGCTCATGACCGGCAAGTACCAGCAGCGGTTCGGCTACGAGCTCAACGTGCCCTACGCCCCCCGCGACAAGGTGGCGGGCCTGCCGGTGGAAGAAGTCACCATCGCCAAGCGACTCAAAGACGTCGGCTACACCACCGGACTCATCGGCAAGTGGCACCTGGGCGTCAGCTCGAACCACCACCCGCTCAAGCGCGGCTTCGACCGGTTCTACGGCATGATCGGCGGCGGCCACGACTACCTCTCGGTCGACAGCACCCGGCTCGACAACCCCTACTACCACGCGCTCATCGACAACAAGCAATACGTCAACGTCGAGAAATACCTCACCCACCAACTCACCGACGAAGCGCTCGAGTTCATCGAAGACAGCAAGGACCAGCCGTTCTTCCTCTACCTCAGCTACAACGCGCCGCACGGCCCGTTCCAGGCGCCGCAGAGCACGATGGATGAACTCAGCCACATCGAACACCGCTTCCGCCGGATCTACGGCGCGATGGTGGTGGAGATGGACCGCGGCATCGGCCGGGTGATGCAGAAGCTCGACGAGCTCGGGCTGGAGGAGAACACGCTGATCTTTTTCCAGAGCGACAACGGCGGGCCGGAGAAGGGATACAAGTCGGTGGAGGAGACGTGGGGCCTGACCGACAACTCGCCGTTCAAGGGCGGCAAGGGTTATCTGCATGAAGGCGGCATTCATGTGCCGTACTTCCTGTATTGGCCCGGCAAGATCGAAGCGGGCCAGACCTACCCCTACCCCGCGCTGTCGATCGACATCACGCGCACAGCAGCCGCGGTGGCCGGGGCGGATGAGTCGGACATGGAAGGCGTAAACCTGATCGAATGCGTGACCGCCGACCCCGTGAAGGTGTCACACGAGCACATCTTCTTCCGTCAAAACAACAACGTGATCTGGGCGGTGATCGACAAGGACGGCAACAAGCTGACCAAGCCCGGCGGCGATCCCGCACTGGAGCTCTACAACCTCCAGGACGATCTGGGCGAGTCGAAAAACCTGATCGAACAGCAGCCCGAGCTGGCCAAAGCGTTGCAAGAGGCGTACGACGCCTGGAACGCGGACAACGAGGCCACCCGCTTCGTGACCCACGGCGAATACAACCGCCTGCTCGACGAGATGCACGGCTCGATCAGCAAGGGTCCCCCGAGCGAGTGA
- a CDS encoding PEGA domain-containing protein, which translates to MRKRIPLILMLASAPLLLPGCVQRTISITSEPAGALVWLNDQEVGRTPVEVPFKWYGTYDVRLEKTGYEPKWTTGEAEMPWWELPGPDLVAEMLPGAESRVSWHYELTQEVPAAEQDVPALIDRAKQMRQDTRGFADD; encoded by the coding sequence ATGCGGAAGCGGATTCCCCTCATCCTGATGCTGGCGAGCGCACCACTGCTGCTCCCGGGGTGCGTGCAGCGGACGATCTCGATCACCTCGGAGCCGGCGGGCGCGTTGGTGTGGCTGAACGACCAGGAGGTCGGGCGTACACCGGTGGAGGTGCCGTTCAAGTGGTACGGGACCTACGACGTACGTCTGGAGAAGACGGGGTACGAGCCGAAGTGGACGACGGGCGAGGCGGAGATGCCGTGGTGGGAGTTGCCCGGGCCGGACCTGGTGGCGGAGATGCTGCCGGGGGCCGAGTCGCGTGTGAGCTGGCATTATGAGTTGACCCAGGAAGTGCCCGCCGCGGAACAGGATGTCCCCGCCCTCATCGACCGGGCCAAGCAGATGCGTCAGGACACCCGCGGCTTCGCGGACGATTGA
- a CDS encoding gamma-butyrobetaine hydroxylase-like domain-containing protein has product MAHQPIQFGDHKDSDDFGEVVEPLPPGLRPTALDLKKDTALTITWSDGRVSVYPVGYLRKNSPSAEAKAFREKQAENPLTVLPTSASNTSGKPFQAENAELIGNYALRIEFSDGHRTGLYTWAYLREIDPAQHGSPDNHNESQTHQTPPDRKTSS; this is encoded by the coding sequence ATGGCCCACCAACCGATTCAATTTGGCGACCACAAAGACTCCGACGACTTTGGCGAAGTCGTCGAGCCGCTGCCGCCCGGGCTGCGGCCAACCGCGTTGGACCTTAAGAAAGACACCGCGCTCACCATCACCTGGAGCGATGGGCGGGTGTCGGTCTATCCGGTGGGCTACCTCCGGAAAAATTCCCCCTCAGCAGAAGCCAAGGCGTTCCGAGAAAAACAAGCGGAGAACCCGCTCACGGTTCTTCCCACCTCGGCCTCGAACACCTCGGGAAAACCCTTCCAAGCGGAGAACGCCGAGCTGATCGGAAATTATGCGCTCCGCATCGAGTTTTCCGATGGACACCGCACAGGCCTCTACACCTGGGCCTACCTACGTGAAATCGACCCGGCCCAACACGGCTCACCCGATAATCACAATGAATCACAGACTCACCAAACCCCGCCCGATCGAAAAACATCGTCCTAG
- a CDS encoding porin, whose translation MQRKLTTGVLAAALFSPAVAMGETSELDAMKAELAAMRAELSQIKGGSTAQATADLQAATDAAMLDAQSRINYAAEEMTAGHNGKNFFLESADGGFSLALSGQGQFRYIYNQRSNAPGTGIDDGDNLAGFQLRRMKLKGKGHIADPKVSYSFSLASNRDSNNTGLESFTLGYKFDNGVALKAGRFKAPFAFDELTSSSRQQAVERSLVNEQFTTGHTEGIQVEFKPVDDLKVKAMFSDGANAGEGGNGDFNETPADLAVTVRGDYTIGGSKGFAKDYTSWVEDEMGINIGAAVHHEVAKTGVNQATGTLDAFTRLTVDALYNNAGLSLFGAVYFETQDAVTGGVESDPFGLLAQAGYTIDDTWEPFVRYEFIDTDVAGADEINVITAGVNYYLKKHSAKFTVDGVFALDPLTGISVSDGLGLQPDAPGEDGQFALRAQFQLLF comes from the coding sequence ATGCAACGTAAACTGACTACCGGTGTTCTCGCTGCGGCGCTTTTTTCGCCCGCCGTCGCGATGGGCGAAACTTCTGAGCTCGACGCGATGAAGGCCGAGCTCGCTGCGATGCGTGCCGAGCTGTCGCAAATCAAGGGTGGCTCGACCGCTCAAGCGACCGCCGACCTGCAGGCCGCGACCGACGCCGCCATGCTCGACGCCCAGTCGCGCATCAACTACGCCGCCGAAGAAATGACCGCCGGCCACAACGGCAAGAACTTCTTCCTCGAATCCGCCGACGGCGGCTTCAGCCTCGCCCTCTCGGGTCAAGGTCAATTCCGCTACATCTACAACCAACGCTCCAACGCCCCCGGCACCGGCATCGACGACGGCGACAACCTCGCCGGCTTCCAACTCCGCCGCATGAAGCTCAAGGGCAAGGGCCACATCGCCGACCCCAAGGTCAGCTACAGCTTCAGCCTCGCTTCGAACCGTGACTCGAACAACACCGGCCTGGAATCCTTCACCCTCGGCTACAAGTTCGACAACGGCGTGGCCCTCAAGGCCGGCCGCTTCAAGGCCCCCTTCGCCTTCGACGAACTGACCAGCTCCAGCCGTCAGCAAGCCGTCGAACGTTCGCTCGTCAACGAGCAGTTCACCACCGGCCACACCGAAGGCATCCAAGTCGAATTCAAGCCCGTCGATGACCTGAAAGTCAAGGCGATGTTCAGCGACGGTGCCAACGCCGGCGAAGGCGGCAACGGCGACTTCAACGAAACCCCCGCCGACCTGGCCGTCACCGTCCGCGGCGACTACACCATCGGCGGCAGCAAGGGCTTCGCCAAGGACTACACCTCCTGGGTTGAAGACGAAATGGGCATCAACATCGGTGCCGCGGTTCACCACGAAGTCGCCAAGACCGGCGTCAACCAAGCCACCGGCACCCTCGACGCCTTCACCCGTCTGACCGTCGACGCCCTGTACAACAACGCCGGCCTGAGCCTCTTCGGTGCCGTCTACTTCGAAACCCAAGACGCCGTCACCGGTGGTGTTGAGTCGGACCCCTTCGGCCTGCTCGCCCAAGCCGGTTACACCATCGACGACACCTGGGAACCCTTCGTTCGCTACGAGTTCATAGACACCGACGTCGCCGGTGCTGACGAAATCAACGTCATCACCGCCGGTGTGAACTACTACCTCAAGAAGCACTCGGCCAAGTTCACCGTCGACGGTGTCTTCGCCCTCGACCCGCTCACCGGCATCTCGGTCAGCGACGGCCTGGGCCTCCAGCCCGACGCCCCCGGCGAAGACGGCCAGTTCGCCCTGCGTGCTCAGTTCCAGCTCTTGTTCTAA
- a CDS encoding carbonic anhydrase family protein translates to MIQTAHRKASTAASGFLIAAALTLTGCAAPQASEAPIDQAQQAALTPDAVLSDLMEGNERYVSGVISEPNITERVSISSTGQYPQAVILSCLDSRVPVEMVFDQGIGDVFVGRVAGNVATTEQIGSMEFATKVAGSKLVMVLGHEACGAVKGACDGVELGNLTDLLAHIEPAVEGVDGFADDQRNSKNSAFVEAVVHKNVELVIADIRERSEVLTEMENNGEIKIVGAVYSLQDGSVTLTN, encoded by the coding sequence ATGATTCAAACCGCCCACCGCAAAGCGAGCACCGCCGCCTCGGGCTTTTTAATCGCCGCGGCGTTAACCCTGACCGGTTGTGCCGCGCCGCAGGCCAGTGAGGCCCCCATCGATCAGGCTCAGCAGGCCGCGTTGACCCCCGATGCGGTGCTGTCGGATTTGATGGAGGGTAATGAGCGTTATGTCAGCGGCGTCATTTCCGAACCCAACATCACCGAGCGGGTCAGCATCAGCTCGACGGGCCAGTACCCCCAGGCGGTGATCCTGTCCTGCCTTGACTCGCGCGTCCCGGTGGAGATGGTGTTTGATCAGGGCATCGGCGATGTGTTTGTTGGTCGGGTGGCGGGCAACGTCGCCACCACCGAGCAGATCGGCTCGATGGAGTTCGCGACCAAGGTCGCCGGCTCGAAGCTGGTGATGGTCTTGGGCCATGAGGCCTGTGGTGCGGTGAAGGGGGCGTGTGACGGGGTGGAGCTCGGCAACCTGACGGACCTGCTCGCACACATCGAGCCGGCAGTGGAGGGCGTCGACGGCTTCGCTGACGATCAACGCAATTCGAAGAACAGCGCCTTCGTCGAAGCAGTGGTCCACAAGAACGTGGAGCTGGTCATCGCCGACATCCGCGAACGCAGCGAGGTCCTGACCGAGATGGAAAACAACGGCGAGATCAAGATTGTCGGTGCGGTCTACTCGCTGCAGGACGGCAGTGTTACGCTGACTAACTAA
- a CDS encoding response regulator: MPDLKVLLVEDERDLLELLKYNLDREGYDVVTAETGEDGLKLVRNQPPDLILLDLMLPSMDGLEVCRSLKSKAETADIPVIMLTAKGEESDIVQGLELGADDYITKPFSPRILMARIKAVLRRADVDGEERRVLESAGVRVDLERHEVTAEGEPVDLTATEFKLLTLLVSRPARVFTRQQIIDSLHEGFAAVTDRSVDVQVVALRRKLGPAAGKRIETVRGVGYRFKD; the protein is encoded by the coding sequence ATGCCAGATCTGAAAGTTCTGCTAGTTGAAGACGAGCGCGACCTGCTCGAACTTCTGAAATACAACCTCGACCGCGAAGGCTACGACGTCGTCACCGCCGAGACCGGCGAGGACGGCCTCAAGCTCGTCCGCAACCAGCCGCCGGACCTGATCCTGCTGGACCTCATGCTGCCCTCGATGGACGGCCTGGAGGTCTGCCGCAGCCTCAAGTCCAAGGCCGAGACCGCCGACATCCCCGTGATCATGCTCACCGCCAAGGGCGAAGAGAGCGACATCGTCCAGGGCCTCGAGCTCGGGGCCGACGACTACATCACCAAGCCCTTCAGCCCGCGCATCCTCATGGCCCGCATCAAGGCCGTGCTGCGTCGGGCCGACGTCGACGGCGAAGAGCGCCGCGTGCTCGAGTCCGCCGGCGTGCGAGTCGACCTGGAGCGCCACGAAGTCACCGCCGAGGGCGAGCCGGTCGACCTGACCGCCACGGAGTTCAAGCTGCTCACGCTCTTGGTCTCCCGCCCCGCCCGCGTGTTCACCCGCCAGCAGATCATCGACTCGCTGCATGAAGGCTTCGCCGCCGTCACCGACCGCAGCGTCGATGTACAAGTGGTGGCCCTGCGTCGCAAGCTCGGGCCCGCCGCGGGCAAGCGGATCGAGACGGTCCGCGGCGTGGGCTATCGGTTCAAGGACTGA